The genomic segment TATATGTAATTAAAGACTGTGTCCTAACACACATGAACATCAGGACAAATAAAGACTGTACAAACAGCCTAAACATTCTTGTTTCATAAATATTAAGAATGTTGTTTTGATATATTACTGTTTTTTGAGACACACGTATTTTAAGTGTGAATCAATATGTACTGACTACACATACTCAGGAAATGCATTGCAAAGGTTGGAGAGAGGTGAGAGCATTACCTTtcgtttattttttttctgtactgcaGCATGAGGTCAGCTAGATAAAGCAGCATTCAATATTGAAAACCAGTTAATCAGGGAAACACTATGTTCCCTTCAGTTGGTCAACTAATCGCATCAGACCACTCATCTATTTCCaattcagatttgttttaaaagcttatCTGAAATCTACTTTTTACTTCTAGCATTCAGttctttttcctaaataatgcattcagaagaaaagcaaagaaaaatatataattcagGGAAATGTTAAAAAGGGTACAGAATGCAAGaactatttgttttcattatccATCACTAATTTTCTGTCTTGCCACTTGTCAAACGACTCCACATTACTATTCCCTTCTGTAAAGCAAAGATACTCcctgaattttaaagaaaattaggAAAGGGACATGAAAGGGAAGAATTTGGCGTAAGGAAGGGAgatttaataaacatttttttcttaccctGGATCTTTTTACTGCAGGCATTCAGGATGGGAATGGAACAATAATTCATTGCAACAAGACCCAAAAACACACGCCGAGCATTTAGGTAAGTCAGGTGGTCAATCTCTTTCAAAACTGCCATCTAAAGTGAATTAGAGTTTATTAAATCCTTTGTTCTTCACATGTTACCACCGCTTTATCGTGAAGGAATCTTCACCAAAACTTTCCCAAATTCATTAGCCTGTCCAgacttaaatgaaagaaaaaggagcaacaaaaagcaaaagcgTAAAGTAACTTCTTTCAAATTCTCAATACACAATCAGAAGAGATCAAGTGTTCTCTAGCTGGGTCACTATGTCATTTCCCAGCAATTTGCCtttgtatggatttttttttttaaagaagtctcAGTAAAACTTACTTCCAAATACTATGACACCATATACTAACTcttaaaaaagcagcagaaatataaTTAGCACAGTCGATTTACTTTATATGACTGCAGTTACTATTCTGGACATGTGCAAGAGCTGTAAGCTTTCAGCACGATCCAACAGCACACTGAGTGGCATATCTTTAATACGAACACCCAGCTACTAATGTGAACAGAGGCACAGATGATGGCGCAGAACAGACTTCATTTACAGAAGCAGCAGTTAAACTGATATAAGTGACAGTAGAAATGAGACTACAGAGTTTAACTTTACTGGttattaaaatgcaatattCTTACTGCATGTCTATTAACGGGTAAATACAAAATGCATCTACAATAGAAATTACACAGTATTTCATCAGTTTTCCAGCCACAGGTTGGGCAAGGGAATCACAGAACAGCCTATAAGTGCTTCTATGAAATACCATCTGGCCAACCCAAACAAAAGGTGAAGGCACTGCTAATTTACTGTCTCAACTCCTTTTATACCATCTCCATTGCTTCCTGCCCCCTTTCATGCGGTGATATTCCCAACTCCAAATTTAAGTTCCTCTTGCAAATATAGCTGGACTATGATTCATATAGCAAATGCAGTTAACTTTTGTATTATACACTCTCTTTGTGCATCTGGAAAGAACCATACACAGTTCATAAAACAACGCAAGAGCACGGGCTTTGTGGAAGTAAAAATGAGCCCTCAGCCAAGTTCAcctctaatttctttttcagaaagactGGAGCATCTTTTCCCATGCATTTCATCAGGTTTTGCAGTATAAAGATGTCTCCGATACTTGGGATTCGCTGCTCCGCTAGTAAtctgatgaagaaagaaaagcaaggccTTCAGATGGTTTCCTTGTTTCAGCAGAAACTGGTACGTACCCCCATTCTCCCTCACTGATATACTCCCAAGTTACAGCTGTTATTCCCTGCTCGTCTCCTGCCTACTTTTTGCAAGGCTGGCACAACTTTACATGATGTTGCTGCAGCACAGATGTTTACCCATATGGAAATAATTACATTGGTATAAATATATGGTTTCTTCATGTTTCCTGATACATAAGTGTTGTCCCTGACATATTCTGAACACTAGGGTCACCTGCCCAGACTACAGGTGACCATGCAGATGCGAGTGCTGTTAAGCCTCATGGAATTAAcacttttctgcagaaaacattgCACGtttttatcatagaatcatctagatGGAGACAAGTTCTGAAACAGACTGGAAACTTGGGAATGGACATTGACAATGACCTGGAgcaagtgaggaaaaaaaaatgaacaagctGTGCTGTGAGCTGCAGGAACAGAAAGGGGTATCACAGAACAGAGGAATCATAAGTATGTGATGAAGGAGTTTCTGTTTTCCCCTGCTTTCCACCAACCTACAAGAACTGCGTTCCCGAGCTTACAGGACAACCTGCTCTTTCTGTATCACTAGCACGTCCGCCTTTTCAAAGCAGGACCTGACTTGGGACCAAAAGTACTAATCTATTTCAAGTTTTGTGACAGCCTCTGTAAAAACAAGCTCATGGGTGTAAGCAGGTCAGTTCCCCACATACATCTCATCAGTCTAGAGAAAATCATTAAAACCAGAGAAGTTATTCTGATAAAACACTAGACAGAAGGCTTTGCTGTATAAAAAGATGAAGTCAAAACTTGTTTTCATTGTAATTTTTCCTTACTAAACTCAAAGGAAATAGTCCCTGGCTTTTGAACAGCATTTTTCATCATGTTAAATCAAAATAGTTAATGAATTAAGCTAGCCTTATTACCTCCTTTTTACACACAGGTAAAACAGAGGCATAGATATGCAAAGGGACTTGACCAACATCACAAAAAAACAGTGGTAGCAATGCAGTCAGAATACGTATCAGCTGCAGAGTGGTCTAGCTTCCTATGCCATCAGAAGCCTTTCTGCTTGAAACCGCAAAGACGATGCCAAAAATCACTGTTATGTACAGCTGTTATCTCATGTAATCATCTAAATCCTAAAACCAAAATGTCTTTTATGCACAGATATTCCCTCCATGACTTACATAAGACATACATTCatacaatatttaaatatcaaaaacacgtgaaaaatgtatttttctcactGTAATCCAGCTTGAAGAGCGCTCACATTCTTGTCTTTATCCAGCCCTGCTAAAGTAGTTGCCAAAACCGAGATACACCGGTTATCAAGTTGATTGAGCTTTTCCTGTTAAAGAGTTTCACAATGTTAGATTACTTCAGACCAGTAaaaatttcagagaagaaaactgaCCACTCTTAACTTCCACCTGCCATCCTGCCTTCCCCCCGAGAAGTCAATTCCTAAGACTCCATTGTCCTACAAGGTCTCCCATCAGCCACATTTAGTTGATTTGAAAAGGGTaatgatttttctgttaaatcCATGTGAAATCAGCCAGTGGTTTCAAAAATTGAAGAAACTATAATTACACACGGATTAACTAAGGGAGCCCAATTTCCAATGAAGATCAGATTAAACCAGGGATGTAATCCAAATCTCTCTGATGTTGGGCAGCCTCCCAAAACTAACCCTGACACTTCAGCCCAAACTTTGAAGAGAGATTTTCATACTCACCTGGCATACCCTCAACAGCGTCTGGACTAGGAGAGTGTTCTGAGGAACACCGAGGTTCACCACAGCATGCAGACTGAACACCAGGTCAGCCCGTGTCATCCTTCTGGAGTCTCGCAGCAGGTGCTGACAAAGCTTGACAAAGGCTGGGTGCTCAAAGATCAGCTGCTTCTCGTAACGCTGCTGGTCTTCAGACAGGCTTTTGAGGAGTCTCCATACTGTAGTTAAACAGTTTGTGTAGTGCTTAATGGAAACAGCAGACTCTGAAGCCAAATCCAGCACATCGCTAGGACAGGTGCATTTCCGGAGACTACTAAAGAATTGTTCGTTATGATCCAGAAGAGGCTTCGCCTTGAAGCCCTCAGAATCATCCTCCAAGTTTTTCAATTCCAAGGAGCTCTGGGGAGCCTGCTCGCTCCCCATAGCCTCCGTACTCTTCTCTGGTTGTATTTCGTCACCTGTGCTAAAAACATCTGCCTTTTGAGATAGAAACCGAAGAGATGACCCACgtggagagggaaaaatatttagaaaggaTTTTCTGAAGTTCACATTTTCCAGGGGATCCTTGTGCCCGCCAATccatgaaatgtgttttcttgtgGTGGCTGAGTACTTGGGAGCGAGCACAGGACCGCACCTACGCAAGCACCTGACTGTGTTCAACAAGTTACTTATcttattattcatttttgtgAGCGTCTCACGAACGAATTTGACGTGCCAACTCAAGACAGGGGACCCGACGAAATTCCTCCTGCGGAAACCAGCCTGGAAAGAGAGCACGAAGTCATTTATCTGAAAGGGAAGCCATAGCTCAGCGAGCAGACCTTCAACTGTAAATCTGCAGGGAAAACATTTGGGACAAACCCCCCCGGGAGGTGCTGTGCAGGGGGGACCCTGAGGGCCGCTGCCCGGCtcgccccggccgccccccccccggcggggcgcTGGGCACCTgccccctcccgcccgccccgggCCTCCGGGCTTCGGGCGGCCGTTACCCGCCGCGCGGCTCCGCCATGCCGCCGGGCCGCCCTGCGCCAGCCTCGCGAGAGGGGACGGCGCGCGCCGAGGGCCAAGCGGCGGAGGCGGCGCGTGCAGCGCGTTGCCGCGCGACGCCCCAAGCAAGCGGCCGTTGGAGGGCGGCGCGCGCATGGCCAAGCTGGTGCTGGCGGGTGAGGCGCCTGagggggccggggtgggggggggggcgcgtggAAAGAGTCCGAAAAGTTTTGGGTTGTTCGAGTTCCCACCAGCCCTTGTCACCAAATCTGCCTTTGGGCgtgttgctgctgcttccacagGCAGGGCAAACTGCCCTCACTATGCCAAAGCGGAGCTCCTGGCTGACTACCTGCAGGCTAACTTGCCGGACTTCAGGGTTCACAAGATCACCCAGCACCCTGACGGGTGGGAGGTAAGGGACTACAAACCAAGCCGAGGTAGATAACAGTGCTCCACCTGGCAAGGAGTGTGCCTGGCTGCAGTGTCTCTCTTACTTTTCCGCATTAGCATCTTGGTACGTGGATGGAAgtgctgcaaaagcagctttgGTTATGAGCGCCAGCCTGAGAAAAGTTTCAACGTTCTCGCTGGCAGAATATGTACATAAAATGAGGGTCACACTGAAACTGTGTTTTGCTAGCAAGAAACTGAAGTTTATGTCTTATTAAGTATACGTGACTGTTCAgcctgctgttttctgtaaattttttGCATGCTGTGATTGTGTATACTTTCACAGCCATTATTTGCCGAGAGGATTTCTGGCATTCAAAGGCTTTGAATTACAACGGAAGTATAAAATTAAATCTCATATATTGGTTTACAGTGTGAGTGGGCCTTTCCAATTACTTTGCTGTATGCTCAGTTGTTCATTTTACTTTAAGTTTGTTTTACTGTAGTccatataaaaatgaaaaattgcagTATTACTTCATGAGACAGTATTGTGCTTTATAATACCCCTTATACTTTTGATTGACACCTCAGCCAATTCAACAGTAAAGTGAATGGCAATTAACCTCTTCAGCCTACCGACCCTTCTGCAGAGGTTACCTACTTCTTATCTATTTAAGGAATCCTCAAATTTCTCGCTGCTTTACAACATTTCTATATTCAGTGTTATTAAGACAATGGAGCAAAATTACAGTGGTAAAACCAAGCAGAAGTTAGTAGGACGTTTTGCTCTTTTGCTGAAATATTGCAGTATATCATCATGAATTGCTTTGTGTCAATCTGCCAATTTTTGCACACTGGTATGTGGGTAAGTTGTGAGACACTTTGTAATCATGTATTGAGAGGAAATAATAAGAATGTTACTAACTGTAACATTTAACTGTTATCATAAGTGAACAagtattaaaacttttttttttttggggggggtggggtgggtatTTACATTAGCAGTGGCTCCGTGACATTTGTGAAATGAATGGATGGGAGCACAGACGGTCTCCAATCATTTGGAGAGAACTGTTGGACCGTGGAGGGAAGGGTCTGCTTCTGGGAGGAGTTAATGATTTTCTGGAATATGCTCAGGTAATGAGCTGCTTTTTATActataaaacatgaaaatgtattttacattttcttataaTGTTGTTCTTTATTCCTCcttcaaatgtaaaataaagctATCCTAACGTTACCTTGCTGTGTTTGAGCTGTCATTTGATTAGagatcacctttttttttgttcttagcACTATTATGGCATCACCTCAATGATGTTGAGTGAGGAAATGTTAGACATTGCTGAGGAGAACCTACAGGCACATGTGGAAactgaaaaagaggaggaagagattAGAAATCTTACCAACCCTTTGCAAATCTGGATCACCAGGTGAAAGTATGAAGAGTATTTATGAAGTTTCACTCAGTTTCAGAAGAATGCATTTTTTCGCATCACATATGAGGTATAACTCTCTGAGGTTATACATGAATCCACGTAATTTGCTGATTTGAGTTAGGTTCTGCACCCTTCACTATGAGCATTCAGCATATGAATTGAAAAGTATTTCTACTTTTGTTACATTATGTTCCAGTTTAAGTGAGGGATGTGAACAGGTGTCAATGAGCTCACCAGATCACCTTGGAGGGAAAAACAGGTATTTGCAAAATCTTGTAATGCAGCTATcttacattaaatatatttggaaatatttaaatacgTAATCAATTCCTAGCAGGTCTAGCTGTAGAAATTTATGTATTTCTCTTAATCCTAACAAAATACCTAAAAAAAATTGTGGTTCTCTAAGACACTAGACTTTAAATGACAGTATAACCTGAAATGTATAGGATGGAAAAACCTTCAAATGAAAGGATTCCccaactgtttttaatttttaacatgttAAGATCAGAGAAAGACCATTAGCTTGGATCTTTTATTGCtctatttaaatataatcaAATGTAAAGGTAAGatctttgtgtttatttatgtaATACTTTGAAACGAGCAGTGTACAGTGCTTAACTATGATTTTTCGGTACCCTTCTTTTATTAGTGCATCAGCTCCTATATGCTATCAGCTGATACCTCTGTTGGCAAATGGAGAAGTGTTTGGGATGACCACAGAAATCAGTATCCATTTGCTCGACACTGACGAGTTTAAGAATGTTCTTTGTGGTATTGTAATGGAAGTGGAAGACATGGCATTCCCACTCCTCCGTGGTATTTCAGAGCACACTGAAATAGATAAGGCTTTTCTTCAAGCTGACGTTATCATTGTTCTTGATGATATCCTCTTAAAACGTGAAGTCCAGTCCCTTGAGAACTACATCAGAGAAGTGAGTGAGATCTGCCATGTGTATGCTCCCCTGATTGAGAAGAATGCAAAGAAGGGGGTCAGAGtaatttcagcaggaaaaacCTTTGTAAACCTTAAGGCGATGATGATTATCACATACGGCCCATCCATTAATCCTGAAAATGTCATTGCTGTTGCAACATCCTGGGAAACTGCAGCTAAAGCCATGCTGGCCAGGAAGCTGAATATGAATGCAGCAGGTGAATGTTTTTGTGTTCTGGGAGAATTTGGGGATTTCAGTGGATGAACTTCTTTGAGAGCACGCATTTCATAGAACAACTGATAGGCTGACTTGCCTATCAGCAGATTATTTGAGAAATTCCTGTTGCAccaatgtgttttttgttttttttttttcttttcagattgcCTTTAAGCAGTCAATATTTGCATGTACAGGACTTTAAATGAAACATTGCTGTATGCTTGTGATATGATTTGTTTTCTAACAGCTAAATATTAGGTTTTTGTCTAATACATATAACAGCATTATATTAATTAAAGTTCCTCTTATAGCTTTTGGTGAGGTTTCTTGTAATGTTATGGAGAACATTGAtgcatttttcagatgaaaacgTATCTGCAATCAAGGCAGGACACTGAACTGaagaataattcattttcaaaggGACTTCcagaggtcatctagtccaacctatATTGTGAAAgtgtttgtctttcttttaaataatttatgtatttttctctgttgcagGAGTTAAAGATGTGATTGTCTGGGGCAATATTACTGGCTGTAACTACATTGATTTGTCACATACAAAACTTTACAAATGCGACAGTGCTGTTTGGGGCCCAGCTAATTTTTCACGTCCTTTGATGAATTTGATTTATGATAGGTACTGtacaaatttgttttttaaagtaaaattaaataactttttaaaatttgtgtttATCTGAACTGTTTAATGAACATcaggaaagatttttgtttaCTGATTAGCACTGTACATAAAGAAAAACCCAAGCTGAAGTGCTGAGTCTGCGAAAGAAATTGAGTAGTTCCTAGTGCTGTATAGTCCTGACTCCCCTGCCAactttgtttatattttcctaCGTATTATGTGTGTATCATATCATGAGCAGGCTTtaagaagtaaagaaaagcCAGATAGTGACTTAGATACCTAATGTGCTTgagaaaactttgaaataatACTAAACACGTATCTGCCTCTTGAAGTACCTGAATTACATTGAACTTATGGCCTGAGGGAACTAATATTGACAATTTCCCAAAACAGGACTTGTTAACAGGTGTTAGAAGGATACATGGCATCTAGATAGCTTCTAGTGGAAAGAGAAGTATCAGAGAAAAGATGTTTGGAGTGAGTGGGCAGCAGAGGTGACGTACTCAGGCCTGGTTGCGTGGAGCTCCCACTCTGGTATAAACCTTCCAGTGTCTACTGGGTAGCCGACATTTCTATTCCATACTTGCAGAGTGCCTAGCAAAGGGGAATTACAGTTCATGGCTGGGTCCTTACATAAGAGGCAACAAATGtaaacagtaataataacaGAGTTTTGACTTGACCAAATGATATTTCATAGACAAGTAATGCCTGCTGTCATTTCTTGAGCCGCTTTTTGCCTGTACTTTCTGTCTTTAAGTGCCTTGCCTCCAGCAAAGTTTGAATAAGTTTTAACTATTATCTTCTCTTGGTTTTAGTTCTTTTATCCTCTAGAAAACTACTCTTCTTACAGTCATCTTaatagtttgttgtttttccttcttattttttttccttcttttgttggCAGCAAATGGATTCATTCAGAACTTCTGTCTGCACAGAGTTCATTGAGTTCCCGTGTCTGTTATTGTGCAGGAATGTTATCCGCTCATGCAGTAGCTACTGTACTAAGATACTGGTTTCATGGTTCTCCTCCTGGGGAGATTGTTTCTGTGGGAATACTTAGTGAAGGTAAACCTATTTTTGCTTCACATATTTTCTAATAGCTTCCTTAGAGCTTTCCCCAGTAGGTATAATgggattttttaaatcaaaattttcAAACTAGTAAACAATTGTAAATCAGATCATAATATAATAATAGGCTGAGAGTTTGTTTCAGCGTAAGAGCCTCCATATCTAAGCAGTTATGCTATCCCAAGTTTGTGATTTGATATTCACTGCTTAAAAGCATCTGTTAGGTTAATACTTTCTTGTTGCAATTTGTCTCTTAGACTTTtactttaaatgcttttcttatatatatgttttgcaCATGGAATCTTTATAATTCTTAGAGCCTAACCTATACAAGCAGGATCTTATGTAGATAGGTGGAccaataaatgaaaattttcacagCAGTCATTTAAATGTTacatgaaataaaagatttaagTTTTCCACTTTTTAAGATGTAAAACTGTTATGTGTAGATCAAACAAAAATTCAAAGTTACAGTAAAAGAGGAACCCATTGGTCCTTGAATtgtgctctgaaaaaaatcagtctctcTACTAAGATCTTGCACAGCTGCAGACTTCTGCATATTTGTAGGGCTTAATCTCAACACTGGTGAGAATGTGTTTCAGAAATAGTATGTTtgagtaatttttctttcttcttcaggtCAATTTTGCATTCCTGAAGGGATTGTCTTTTCTATGCCAGTGAGGTTCCAGAATGGTGGCTGGGAAGTCGTGACAGAATTAGAAATTAATGAAACTACACAGGAAGCTCTGGAACGCTTATCCCATGATGTGATACAGGTGATGATTTCTTGCATCTGATAGTATGCCTATTCTGCCACCTGTGGGTACATAGCAATGTAACTTTGAATACTGAGACCCTTACTACAAATGCTAGGCATGTTCAAGCTGTACATGTGTTTTTACATGTGTAAAACTGGGTGGGTATTGTGAAATAATGTAGTGTTTATATAGGGAAATGAACAGGCTATTGTTCTGTTCCCCAAAAAGGAGAtgataaaaaatgtttacataGGGAGATGTAGAATTTGCACTCTCAAGTTCTACAGGCTTTGtacaaactgaaatattaaCTTTAATTTAATGTTTCTCTATTCTGTCCTGCTAATCTTGATTTTGCATATATTGTATCCAGAGTAGTTCTACGCCAGGAAATGTATCTTTTGGGATCCTTATGGCTGTGACTCTGCAAGAATGAAGGCCAGATTTTATTATAATAAGggattttttcagaaaatgcaaaatcagcAAGCGATAATTGCATCAAGAGCTTCTTGTCCcttatgaaacagaaagaatttaATTTGTCTAAATATTATAAAACTAAGTGACTAGTCCTAGATTCCACATCCTagcatcattaaaatatttgtgatcTTCAGTCACAGTAGTAACATATACcgattattttcatttgaacgTATTTTAAGATTATGTGAGAAATTTCAGTGGCTAACAAGAATGGGTGGCATtgaaatcattattattttttaattcaggaaAAGCTCGTTGCactagagaaaataaaagaaatgcatcCATATGGACGTGATAAAATCACTACTAAAAAAGAATTGCGTCAAGGTGggttttttccccataaaagATAACACCAAGTTTTAAGTGAGAATTTAAGTAATGAATTCTAATTTGATGTCCCTTTCcattaaaatgaacataaaatcCTTCAGGGACGAACATAAGTAACAAGTGCTTGTCAGATATATCCTGACCCATGCCATAGAAAGGGGAAATCTGCATGATAGAAGCCTTATTTTGATAAATTTCTTTAGTGTCATTCACAGATtatgaatataaaaattaagcataaataatacatttagcataaaaataaaagattttgcCAACGTAAAGTACACATGACACATTTTATCTTAGAtgataattaaatataaaatctttttgaaagaaGTAACTATTATTAGAAAAGAACTTTCACCAGATACCCTACTATAAGATTTTGAAACTATTCTTTACTCTTTTTTACTCTCTGGAAATAGAACTGAATTtctaacagaggaaaaaatactgtaaattggaaaaaatactgtaaatagcAAAAGACCACTGACACAGTAAGATTTTTCCTAATAAATGCAGAATTTAATTATTCCAGTAGTTATGATCTTGAATAACTCAGACAGTAGATTCTCACTTAGATAGAAGTGTCCTTCTCTCTGCTGTCTGCTCATGTGGCATTCCTTTTCTAGAGCTGCCCCATTCTTCTTATGGCTGCTTTAAATGCTAAGCAGAGAGCCATTCCTCTGCTAGCAGCTAACTGCTTAGTTGTGACCTACTctgaagggatgaaagacacagactcctgatggctcttggaCAGGAGAcgtttattgccctttttcactactacatatacttCCCCTGTAGCCCCACACGCTGTCCTCACACCCGAATCTGTCTTACAActggttagagaccctcagacacgcgccttgagccagccagcaattggccgctgcccaaagctcatctttaacactgtagccaatttactttatctagaccttgctcaagtttttgtttctaccgcttgtttcctcattatctctaattcagggacatgtgaaacagcgcaaagccacctgcgaattcctttcccacactATTGTGACATCGGTATCAAATGCCATACTATTCAGTATTACCTACGTGCCTGGCTTATCTCCTTGCAGGTGTAACTATTTTAGGAGGTTAGCAAAAATCTGTactgtttttgatttttattttatttttttacagggATGGA from the Anser cygnoides isolate HZ-2024a breed goose chromosome 6, Taihu_goose_T2T_genome, whole genome shotgun sequence genome contains:
- the MDH1B gene encoding putative malate dehydrogenase 1B isoform X2; translation: MNGWEHRRSPIIWRELLDRGGKGLLLGGVNDFLEYAQHYYGITSMMLSEEMLDIAEENLQAHVETEKEEEEIRNLTNPLQIWITSLSEGCEQVSMSSPDHLGGKNSASAPICYQLIPLLANGEVFGMTTEISIHLLDTDEFKNVLCGIVMEVEDMAFPLLRGISEHTEIDKAFLQADVIIVLDDILLKREVQSLENYIREVSEICHVYAPLIEKNAKKGVRVISAGKTFVNLKAMMIITYGPSINPENVIAVATSWETAAKAMLARKLNMNAAGVKDVIVWGNITGCNYIDLSHTKLYKCDSAVWGPANFSRPLMNLIYDSKWIHSELLSAQSSLSSRVCYCAGMLSAHAVATVLRYWFHGSPPGEIVSVGILSEGQFCIPEGIVFSMPVRFQNGGWEVVTELEINETTQEALERLSHDVIQGWKPFLLARFSQRCLQEKMVKIHMLKQTTKKC
- the MDH1B gene encoding putative malate dehydrogenase 1B isoform X8 is translated as MKSIYEVSLSFRRMHFFASHMSLSEGCEQVSMSSPDHLGGKNSASAPICYQLIPLLANGEVFGMTTEISIHLLDTDEFKNVLCGIVMEVEDMAFPLLRGISEHTEIDKAFLQADVIIVLDDILLKREVQSLENYIREVSEICHVYAPLIEKNAKKGVRVISAGKTFVNLKAMMIITYGPSINPENVIAVATSWETAAKAMLARKLNMNAAGVKDVIVWGNITGCNYIDLSHTKLYKCDSAVWGPANFSRPLMNLIYDSKWIHSELLSAQSSLSSRVCYCAGMLSAHAVATVLRYWFHGSPPGEIVSVGILSEGQFCIPEGIVFSMPVRFQNGGWEVVTELEINETTQEALERLSHDVIQEKLVALEKIKEMHPYGRDKITTKKELRQGMETFPAGSV
- the MDH1B gene encoding putative malate dehydrogenase 1B isoform X5; translated protein: MNGWEHRRSPIIWRELLDRGGKGLLLGGVNDFLEYAQHYYGITSMMLSEEMLDIAEENLQAHVETEKEEEEIRNLTNPLQIWITSASAPICYQLIPLLANGEVFGMTTEISIHLLDTDEFKNVLCGIVMEVEDMAFPLLRGISEHTEIDKAFLQADVIIVLDDILLKREVQSLENYIREVSEICHVYAPLIEKNAKKGVRVISAGKTFVNLKAMMIITYGPSINPENVIAVATSWETAAKAMLARKLNMNAAGVKDVIVWGNITGCNYIDLSHTKLYKCDSAVWGPANFSRPLMNLIYDSKWIHSELLSAQSSLSSRVCYCAGMLSAHAVATVLRYWFHGSPPGEIVSVGILSEGQFCIPEGIVFSMPVRFQNGGWEVVTELEINETTQEALERLSHDVIQEKLVALEKIKEMHPYGRDKITTKKELRQGMETFPAGSV